In a genomic window of Glycine max cultivar Williams 82 chromosome 13, Glycine_max_v4.0, whole genome shotgun sequence:
- the LOC100781022 gene encoding E3 ubiquitin-protein ligase DIS1 has protein sequence MASSNLFFDDIRSKVDVDPPQNEESTDVGELLNDPAQTALKPNGTVSSSVRELLECPVCLNAMYPPIHQCSNGHTICSGCKPRVHNRCPTCRHELGNIRCLALEKVAASLELPCKYQGFGCIGIYPYYSKLKHESQCAHRPYNCPYAGSECSIMGDIPYLVAHLKDDHKVDMHNGSTFNHRYVKSNPQEVENATWMLTVFSCFGQYFCLHFEAFQLGMAPVYIAFLRFMGDDDEAKNYSYSLEVGGNGRKMIWQGVPRSIRDSHRKVRDSFDGLIIQRNMALFFSGGDRKELKLRVTGRIWKEQ, from the exons ATGGCATCAAGCAATCTATTCTTTGATGATATACGGAGCAAAGTCGATGTTGATCCTcctcaaaatgaagagtcaacAGATGTTGGTGAATTATTAAATGATCCTGCCCAAACTGCTCTTAAACCTAATGGGACTGTTTCAAGCAGTGTTCGTGAGCTTTTAGAGTGCCCTGTATGCCTGAATGCCATGTACCCTCCAATCCATCAG TGTTCAAATGGTCACACTATATGCTCAGGTTGCAAACCCAGGGTCCATAACCGGTGCCCTACTTGTAGGCACGAGCTTGGCAATATCAGATGCCTGGCACTGGAGAAAGTGGCTGCGTCTTTGGAACTTCCCTGTAAATATCAAGGTTTTGGGTGCATCGGTATATATCCATATTACAGCAAGCTAAAACATGAATCGCAATGTGCACATAGACCTTACAACTGTCCATATGCTGGTTCGGAATGCTCTATTATGGGTGACATACCCTACCTGGTGGCCCATCTGAAAGATGACCATAAAGTGGACATGCACAATGGTAGCACTTTTAATCATCGCTACGTCAAATCAAATCCACAAGAAGTTGAAAATGCCACATGGATGTTGACG GTCTTCAGCTGCTTTGGTCAGTATTTTTGTCTACATTTTGAAGCTTTTCAACTAGGAATGGCTCCTGTCTACATAGCCTTTTTGCGGTTTATGGGTGATGATGATGAGGCAAAGAATTATAGCTACAGTTTAGAGGTAGGTGGAAATGGGAGGAAGATGATTTGGCAGGGGGTGCCTAGAAGCATCAGGGACAGCCACCGCAAGGTTCGTGACAGTTTTGATGGTCTCATCATTCAGAGGAATATGGCCCTCTTTTTTTCCGGTGGTGACCGGAAGGAATTGAAGCTAAGGGTTACTGGTAGGATCTGGAAAGAACAGTGA